In Natranaerobius trueperi, a single window of DNA contains:
- a CDS encoding MATE family efflux transporter — protein sequence MTTETVSQKRDLTTGSIPKKLIRLSLPIMGGMFLQTIFNIVDTFFVSRISSDAIAAVSMNMPILFILIAIGNAVAVGSSSYIARSLGANEQEQAEKTASQAITLAIVFGIITTIIGVLFARHIISLMGATGNLFSMALDYTSIIFWGNLIFFLFLAFDGILRGEGDMKTSMKKQFVAVGFNILLDPIFIFGLGPIPAMGVGGAALATVLSRFLGLVFLVWHFYSERSTIKFDMTKLIFDINIIKETMTVGLPASASQAMMSMTLFVYNRLATGFGEEAVTALGLGFRIDSLAILPGIAIGISTVTMVGQNYGAGEMERVRKSYWTAQIMAVGFMTFMGIILFSFPQFFISIFSEEQEVMDHTVSYLKILPVCYPFLGSGLISAHAFQGLGKAVPALIISLIRVGFVGIPLSLFLTSQTTLGATGIWLSLGLSDFTFFAIGMLWFKTTFKKLSYFEPKKELTT from the coding sequence TTGACAACAGAAACAGTTTCACAAAAACGTGATTTAACAACAGGTAGCATACCTAAAAAACTAATAAGGTTGTCACTTCCTATTATGGGCGGAATGTTTTTACAAACTATCTTTAATATAGTGGATACATTTTTTGTTAGTAGAATAAGCTCTGATGCTATTGCTGCTGTAAGTATGAATATGCCAATTTTATTTATTTTAATAGCTATAGGAAATGCAGTTGCAGTAGGGTCTAGTTCATATATAGCTAGAAGTTTAGGTGCAAATGAACAAGAACAGGCAGAAAAAACAGCTTCTCAAGCAATTACATTAGCCATAGTTTTTGGAATTATAACTACTATTATTGGTGTGTTATTTGCACGACATATAATTTCTCTTATGGGTGCAACAGGTAATCTTTTTTCTATGGCTTTAGATTATACCAGTATTATATTTTGGGGTAATTTAATTTTCTTCTTGTTTTTAGCATTTGATGGTATACTTCGCGGTGAAGGTGATATGAAGACATCTATGAAAAAACAATTTGTAGCTGTTGGATTTAATATTTTATTAGACCCTATTTTTATTTTTGGTTTAGGTCCAATACCTGCTATGGGAGTCGGAGGTGCAGCTTTAGCTACTGTTTTAAGTAGATTCTTAGGGTTAGTATTTCTAGTTTGGCACTTTTATTCTGAAAGGTCGACTATTAAATTTGATATGACTAAATTAATTTTTGATATTAATATCATAAAAGAAACCATGACAGTAGGTCTACCAGCTTCAGCTTCACAAGCTATGATGTCTATGACACTGTTTGTATATAATCGTTTAGCTACAGGTTTTGGAGAAGAGGCAGTAACTGCTTTAGGACTAGGTTTTCGCATTGATTCACTAGCTATTTTACCTGGGATAGCAATTGGGATAAGTACAGTTACTATGGTAGGTCAAAATTATGGAGCAGGAGAAATGGAAAGAGTACGTAAGTCTTACTGGACTGCTCAAATTATGGCTGTTGGATTTATGACTTTTATGGGAATTATTTTATTTTCTTTTCCGCAATTTTTCATAAGTATCTTTTCTGAAGAACAAGAAGTTATGGATCATACTGTTAGTTATCTTAAAATACTACCTGTGTGTTATCCATTTTTAGGTAGTGGACTGATATCTGCTCATGCATTTCAAGGTTTAGGTAAAGCGGTACCTGCCTTAATTATTAGTCTTATTAGGGTTGGTTTTGTAGGTATACCTTTATCACTGTTTTTAACATCACAAACAACATTAGGTGCAACAGGT
- a CDS encoding 4Fe-4S binding protein gives MVKRKIVQIDEEKCDGCGLCVPACEEGAIEIIDGKARLVEDKLCDGLGDCLGECPQDAIQIIEREAENFDEEAVKERLEELRKEKAKKEQQAPVGGGCPGSRIMQINKKIDTKEDNSKEASSELEQWPVQLHLVSPHAPYFEDSDLLVAADCVPVAYPEFHRKLLKGKSVAIGCPKLDEADAYIEKLAQIFTVNDIKSVTVAIMEVPCCSGLLSIVNKAIEMSGTDLEINQQVIGVNGEKK, from the coding sequence ATGGTCAAAAGAAAAATTGTTCAAATAGATGAAGAAAAGTGCGACGGTTGTGGTTTATGTGTACCCGCATGTGAAGAAGGTGCTATTGAAATTATTGATGGAAAAGCTCGTTTAGTAGAAGATAAATTATGTGACGGATTAGGAGATTGTCTTGGTGAGTGCCCACAAGATGCAATTCAAATTATTGAGCGTGAAGCAGAAAATTTTGATGAAGAAGCTGTTAAAGAACGACTTGAAGAGCTAAGAAAAGAGAAGGCTAAAAAAGAACAACAAGCACCAGTTGGTGGAGGATGTCCTGGAAGTAGAATAATGCAAATTAATAAAAAAATAGACACTAAGGAAGATAATAGTAAAGAAGCGAGTTCAGAGCTAGAACAATGGCCTGTACAGCTACATTTAGTTTCACCACATGCACCTTATTTTGAGGATAGTGATCTGTTAGTGGCTGCTGATTGTGTACCTGTTGCCTATCCTGAGTTTCACAGAAAATTATTAAAAGGTAAATCAGTTGCTATTGGTTGTCCTAAACTAGATGAAGCTGATGCTTATATTGAAAAGTTAGCACAAATATTTACTGTTAATGATATAAAAAGCGTCACTGTAGCAATTATGGAAGTACCTTGTTGTTCAGGACTTCTAAGTATTGTAAATAAAGCTATTGAAATGTCAGGAACAGATTTAGAAATTAATCAACAAGTAATCGGAGTAAATGGAGAGAAAAAGTAA
- a CDS encoding MATE family efflux transporter, whose translation MNLFDGEPEVIRIGSNFVRILAIVEPIHAMGLILANALQGAGDTMAPFYISTWVILRIPFAYFFAFIIGLQSSGIWIGMALTQLLQGVLTARKWKEKEIVSEEKYTVES comes from the coding sequence ATTAACTTATTTGATGGTGAACCAGAGGTTATTAGGATTGGTAGTAATTTTGTACGGATATTAGCAATTGTTGAACCAATACATGCTATGGGACTTATTTTAGCAAATGCTCTACAGGGTGCAGGTGACACTATGGCACCTTTCTATATTTCAACATGGGTTATACTTAGAATTCCGTTTGCTTACTTTTTTGCTTTTATTATTGGTCTACAATCATCAGGTATCTGGATAGGTATGGCTCTTACACAATTATTACAAGGTGTATTAACTGCACGTAAATGGAAAGAAAAGGAGATAGTTTCTGAAGAAAAATATACTGTTGAAAGTTAA
- a CDS encoding MATE family efflux transporter — MFKQLSGEQRRELILNGNLYKAVTFLAWPVMIQSTMMILVGAVDMMMVGHLGSDAVGAVGMARQAIQIIGISIMAVGIGSTATIARYYGDKDIKGAINATGQALYFFVIFASANTLIGLLFSEGIMHLLGAEGDLLLLGSKYLTIFFAGLIFFLGNFTLRSIFQGTGDTKTPT, encoded by the coding sequence ATGTTTAAACAACTGTCCGGTGAACAAAGAAGAGAATTAATCTTAAATGGTAATTTATACAAAGCTGTAACTTTTTTGGCATGGCCCGTTATGATACAGTCAACCATGATGATCTTAGTTGGTGCTGTTGATATGATGATGGTTGGACATTTAGGTTCAGATGCAGTTGGCGCTGTCGGGATGGCACGACAGGCCATTCAAATTATTGGGATATCTATTATGGCTGTTGGGATAGGTTCAACAGCGACTATTGCAAGATACTATGGAGATAAAGACATAAAGGGAGCGATAAATGCTACCGGACAGGCATTGTATTTTTTTGTGATTTTTGCTTCTGCTAATACATTAATAGGCCTGTTATTTTCTGAAGGAATTATGCATTTATTAGGAGCAGAAGGTGATCTATTACTTTTAGGGTCTAAGTACCTAACAATCTTTTTTGCAGGTTTAATATTTTTCTTGGGCAATTTTACCTTACGCTCTATTTTTCAAGGTACAGGGGATACTAAAACACCGACCTAG
- a CDS encoding lytic transglycosylase domain-containing protein → MHTIGGADKLYLLFVIGLILIMAYLLLLEDETVSLFSSEDRTESFEGQLDLYRIRSYLKQQVEQETLTEHDETQTVSRVRKQFSNRKDTEDEVIEDDTNFHIFETPFEQLEPEAKMISEITPLPKEVSEKILDQAKGLELDLALLLGLIKVESHFDPQNVSGAGAIGLMQLMPHTAEALSNNYNFEYYQERLYDPFFNVKLGTKLLRYLIDTYDGDIHKALTAYNRGQGGLSSYMSRNGTAESSFSHWVLEEATVFENKLQKHTH, encoded by the coding sequence ATGCATACCATTGGGGGCGCAGATAAGCTTTATTTACTGTTTGTCATTGGATTAATTTTAATCATGGCTTACTTACTCTTACTTGAAGATGAAACTGTATCTTTATTTAGTAGTGAAGATAGAACAGAAAGCTTTGAAGGACAATTAGATTTATATCGGATTAGAAGCTATTTAAAACAACAAGTAGAACAAGAAACTCTCACAGAGCATGATGAGACCCAAACAGTCAGCAGGGTAAGAAAACAGTTCTCTAATAGAAAAGATACTGAAGATGAAGTTATAGAGGATGATACTAACTTTCATATTTTTGAAACACCATTTGAACAATTAGAACCAGAAGCTAAAATGATTTCTGAAATTACACCATTACCTAAAGAAGTATCTGAAAAAATACTTGATCAAGCAAAAGGTTTAGAGTTAGACTTAGCACTATTACTAGGCTTAATAAAAGTAGAAAGTCATTTTGATCCACAAAACGTTAGTGGAGCAGGAGCTATAGGGCTAATGCAGCTTATGCCACATACTGCAGAAGCACTATCTAATAACTATAATTTCGAGTATTATCAAGAACGATTATATGACCCATTCTTTAATGTTAAGCTTGGAACTAAACTATTAAGATATTTAATTGACACATATGATGGTGATATTCACAAAGCATTAACTGCTTATAACCGTGGTCAAGGTGGACTATCTAGCTATATGAGTCGTAATGGTACAGCAGAAAGCAGTTTTTCACATTGGGTATTAGAAGAGGCTACAGTATTTGAAAACAAGTTACAAAAACATACTCACTAA
- a CDS encoding polysaccharide deacetylase family protein, which produces MNHTKVLLSLFISIILGFLIIMPSNTVAMDKTIKQTQIVVDDTLVPIPGRIINGRTMVPLRGVFEEVGANVSWDSETELITIHKEWDLIKLTPGSNIAEKNYDDHELENPPKISRGTTWLPLRDLMELFELDVDWVSEYNLVRITTGDEEKSIDKIGESLEPLPETSNDQIVYLTFDDGPSNLTPQVLDLLDQYDAEATFFVIGRAAKNNPHILQRIHNEGHRIGNHSYTHDYDKVYDSPESFEEELIKTEEIIKDIIGKETTIFRPPGGSYPHLTDEMREVLNEHGYKVYNWSVSSGDTAIPTPKPQTIKHNVLEGVNTRQDPIVLLHDSPGSHNTIKALPKVLHELSFDGYNFKAIP; this is translated from the coding sequence ATGAATCACACTAAAGTACTATTATCACTTTTTATCTCAATTATTTTAGGTTTTTTAATAATAATGCCATCTAATACCGTTGCTATGGACAAAACTATCAAGCAAACACAAATCGTAGTTGATGATACACTAGTTCCAATACCAGGAAGAATAATTAATGGTAGAACAATGGTACCACTTAGGGGGGTTTTTGAAGAAGTTGGAGCTAATGTAAGTTGGGATAGTGAAACAGAACTAATTACTATCCATAAAGAATGGGATTTAATTAAGCTTACCCCTGGTAGTAATATAGCTGAAAAAAATTACGATGATCATGAACTAGAAAACCCACCTAAGATTTCAAGGGGTACCACTTGGCTTCCCTTAAGAGACCTTATGGAACTTTTTGAATTAGATGTAGACTGGGTAAGTGAATACAACCTTGTACGAATAACTACAGGTGATGAAGAAAAATCTATTGATAAAATTGGAGAAAGTTTAGAACCACTCCCAGAAACATCTAATGACCAAATAGTTTATTTAACATTTGATGACGGACCTAGCAATTTAACACCACAAGTTTTAGATTTATTAGATCAGTATGATGCCGAGGCAACTTTTTTTGTTATTGGTAGGGCAGCTAAAAATAACCCACACATCTTACAAAGAATCCATAATGAAGGACACAGAATAGGAAACCATAGTTATACCCATGATTATGACAAAGTTTACGACTCACCTGAATCTTTTGAAGAAGAACTTATTAAAACTGAAGAAATAATAAAAGATATTATTGGAAAAGAAACAACAATCTTTCGTCCACCTGGTGGATCTTATCCGCATTTAACAGATGAAATGCGTGAGGTTCTAAATGAACATGGTTATAAAGTGTATAACTGGAGTGTATCATCTGGTGATACAGCTATACCTACACCAAAACCACAAACCATTAAACATAATGTATTAGAAGGTGTTAATACAAGACAGGACCCAATAGTTCTCTTACATGATTCACCAGGTAGTCACAATACAATAAAAGCACTACCGAAAGTTTTACATGAATTAAGTTTTGACGGATATAACTTTAAAGCAATTCCATAA
- a CDS encoding TVP38/TMEM64 family protein, with translation MNKRYLVLLPFIGAICAYFFMATEGISPQSLRPILVKWQRYAPIIFLTMHTIRPLTFLPTSLLVLLASLYFDFFTGLILNLTGLILGMTLAYFLGNYSGREWLVKKYPKSKDILTKIQSGGWPLIASIRLFPLVPVDILSYTSGVCNIPFISYITGSILGSLPSLLFIMTLGAGVRGGDFIVIIPSGLLFTLLIIWAWKKLKKVY, from the coding sequence ATGAATAAAAGATATCTAGTACTACTACCGTTTATTGGAGCTATTTGTGCTTATTTTTTTATGGCAACTGAAGGCATTAGCCCACAAAGTTTGCGACCTATATTAGTTAAATGGCAAAGGTATGCACCAATTATATTTTTAACTATGCACACTATTCGACCATTAACTTTTCTTCCTACGTCTTTGTTAGTATTATTAGCTTCATTATACTTTGATTTTTTTACAGGATTAATCTTAAATTTAACTGGTTTAATATTAGGTATGACTTTAGCATATTTTTTAGGTAACTATTCAGGACGTGAATGGTTAGTTAAAAAATACCCGAAAAGTAAAGATATATTGACTAAAATTCAGTCAGGTGGATGGCCACTTATAGCTAGTATTCGGTTATTTCCATTAGTTCCTGTAGATATACTTAGTTATACTAGTGGAGTTTGTAATATCCCGTTTATTTCTTATATAACTGGTTCTATTTTAGGATCTTTACCTTCACTTCTTTTCATTATGACTTTAGGAGCGGGTGTAAGAGGTGGTGACTTTATAGTAATAATCCCATCTGGTTTATTGTTTACTTTGTTGATTATTTGGGCTTGGAAAAAGCTAAAAAAGGTCTATTAA